A DNA window from Elusimicrobiota bacterium contains the following coding sequences:
- the pepF gene encoding oligoendopeptidase F, which produces MTTPLTQTARAEERAQVPEQYKWNTADLYASEAAWSAQKDDIAARIPKLASFQGKLGDSAASFYTALSFLMDLDKDLSHLGTYASMRSDEDTRLSRPREMKQMAEDLGVKFAAAAAFIRPEILALGEAKVKGFVKVEPRLAPYGPWLDDILRYAPHTMTAPEEKVAAEAAIMAEGASNAYNTFTNADLPYPEVTLKSGEKVRLDAQAYTKYRAAADRGDRDLVFKTFWTKYKDFERTLGATLDANVKTHVFDKNVHKFASCLEAAIFNSNVPTSVYTQLIKDVHANIPTLHRYLKLRQKMMGVDQLRYEDLYAPIVSKVDMVYSPGEAKELVEKAVAPLGPQYVADLKKGYEERWVDFMPTTGKKSGAYSTGAYGVHPYQLQNFTGIYDEVSTLAHESGHSMHTFLSDKNQPYPTHDYKIFVAEVASTLNENLLLHHMLQQTKDKDTRLFLLGSYLDGLRTTLFRQTLFAEFELRIHEMAEKGEPLVGEKLTELYRSLVKEYYGDAAGVCKVDDLYGIEWAYIPHFYYDFYVYQYATSITASAKITANIRTDKTAKSRDAYLKMLSSGSSKYPIDLLKGAGVDMTTSEPFNAAIKEMNDTMDEMEKLLAQKP; this is translated from the coding sequence ATGACAACCCCCCTCACGCAGACGGCCCGCGCCGAAGAGCGCGCGCAGGTGCCGGAGCAGTATAAGTGGAACACCGCCGACCTCTACGCCTCCGAGGCCGCCTGGTCCGCGCAGAAGGACGACATCGCGGCCCGCATCCCGAAGCTGGCGTCTTTCCAGGGCAAGCTGGGCGACTCCGCGGCTTCCTTCTATACGGCGCTCTCCTTCCTGATGGACCTCGACAAGGACCTCTCGCACCTGGGCACCTACGCCTCCATGCGCTCCGACGAGGACACCCGCCTGAGCCGGCCCCGGGAGATGAAGCAGATGGCCGAGGACCTGGGCGTCAAGTTCGCGGCCGCCGCCGCCTTCATCCGGCCCGAGATCCTGGCCTTGGGCGAGGCCAAGGTCAAGGGCTTCGTCAAGGTCGAGCCGCGCCTGGCGCCCTACGGCCCCTGGCTCGACGATATCCTGCGCTACGCGCCGCACACCATGACGGCTCCCGAGGAGAAGGTGGCGGCCGAGGCCGCGATCATGGCCGAGGGCGCCTCCAACGCCTACAACACCTTCACCAACGCGGACCTCCCCTACCCCGAGGTCACGCTCAAGTCGGGAGAGAAGGTGCGCCTCGACGCCCAGGCCTACACCAAGTACCGCGCCGCGGCGGACCGCGGCGACCGCGACCTGGTCTTCAAGACCTTCTGGACCAAGTACAAGGACTTCGAGCGCACGCTGGGCGCGACCCTCGACGCAAACGTCAAGACCCACGTCTTCGACAAGAACGTGCACAAGTTCGCCAGCTGCCTGGAGGCGGCGATCTTCAACTCCAACGTGCCGACGAGCGTCTACACCCAGCTCATCAAGGACGTGCACGCCAACATCCCCACCCTGCACCGCTACCTCAAGCTGCGCCAGAAGATGATGGGCGTAGACCAGCTGCGCTACGAGGACCTTTACGCGCCCATCGTCAGCAAGGTGGATATGGTCTACAGCCCCGGTGAGGCCAAGGAGCTGGTCGAAAAGGCCGTGGCGCCGCTGGGCCCGCAGTACGTGGCGGACCTCAAGAAGGGCTATGAGGAGCGCTGGGTGGACTTCATGCCCACCACGGGCAAGAAGTCCGGAGCCTACTCCACCGGCGCCTACGGGGTGCATCCCTACCAGCTGCAGAACTTCACGGGGATCTACGATGAAGTCTCGACCTTGGCGCACGAGTCGGGGCATTCCATGCACACCTTCCTCTCGGACAAGAACCAGCCCTACCCGACCCACGACTACAAGATCTTCGTGGCCGAGGTGGCCTCGACCTTGAACGAGAACCTGCTCCTGCACCACATGCTCCAGCAGACCAAGGACAAGGACACCCGGCTCTTCCTACTGGGCAGCTACCTCGACGGCCTGCGCACGACTTTGTTCCGGCAGACCCTCTTCGCCGAGTTCGAGCTCAGGATCCACGAGATGGCAGAGAAGGGCGAACCGCTGGTCGGCGAGAAGCTCACCGAGCTCTACCGGAGCCTGGTCAAGGAGTACTACGGCGACGCGGCGGGCGTGTGCAAGGTCGACGATCTCTACGGCATCGAGTGGGCCTACATCCCGCACTTCTACTACGACTTCTACGTCTACCAGTACGCGACCAGCATCACGGCCTCCGCAAAGATCACGGCCAACATCCGCACGGACAAGACCGCGAAGAGCCGGGACGCCTACCTCAAGATGCTCTCCTCGGGCTCGTCCAAGTACCCCATCGACCTGCTCAAGGGCGCCGGGGTGGACATGACCACCTCCGAGCCGTTCAACGCGGCCATCAAGGAGATGAACGACACCATGGACGAGATGGAGAAGCTGCTGGCGCAGAAGCCGTAA
- a CDS encoding periplasmic heavy metal sensor, with amino-acid sequence MRHAICAALLASLAAVPLCAAETHNDRKADAKAAAESGHRRMADRMHEQLGLNAEQAKKVDAAIQEHRDAVKPLREALSKAVRRVHGLLEIEASDKDIQAALDQVEQARRSLLAETDKLKKTMETMLTPTQRAKMLVMREKMMRRGGGAHEGWRARDSKEERGARHGAEGQKDRAGDQEPEDD; translated from the coding sequence ATGAGACATGCCATCTGCGCCGCTTTGCTCGCAAGCTTGGCGGCAGTCCCCCTGTGCGCAGCGGAGACGCACAATGACCGCAAGGCCGACGCGAAGGCAGCGGCCGAGTCCGGACATCGCCGCATGGCCGACCGGATGCATGAGCAGCTCGGCTTGAACGCCGAGCAGGCCAAGAAGGTGGACGCGGCCATCCAGGAGCACCGGGATGCGGTCAAGCCCCTGCGGGAAGCGCTGAGCAAGGCGGTCCGGAGGGTCCACGGCCTGCTGGAGATCGAGGCCTCGGACAAGGATATCCAGGCCGCTCTCGACCAAGTCGAGCAAGCCCGCAGATCCCTGCTCGCCGAGACCGACAAGCTCAAGAAGACCATGGAGACCATGCTCACCCCGACCCAGCGCGCGAAGATGCTGGTCATGCGCGAGAAGATGATGCGGCGCGGCGGAGGCGCTCATGAGGGCTGGCGGGCCAGGGACTCAAAGGAAGAACGCGGGGCGCGCCACGGCGCCGAGGGGCAGAAGGATCGGGCCGGCGATCAGGAGCCAGAGGACGACTAA